One window from the genome of Hyperolius riggenbachi isolate aHypRig1 chromosome 6, aHypRig1.pri, whole genome shotgun sequence encodes:
- the LOC137520908 gene encoding uncharacterized protein, with product MFPDVLLLLCVAAYMRRRPRTRRYWVHPMLQERRRKGQFRTLYRDLRHHPEKFFGYTRMSVSSFDGLLAKLKDALRRQDTNFRLAITPTERLLITLRFLATGHSYAALHYQFLMGRSTIRYLVLDTCQLIWKVLQPEFMPTPDVPMWEANMQLFWEKHDFPNCLGAVDGKHVRLVMPAFTGSLYYNYKKFFSLVLMAVVDPNLKFIYVDVGAYGSSHDSSVFQHSRFGVKLRTGQMTLPTPRPWPDTVEPPYPCVFVADEAFALSEHVMRPYAQRDMTHKKVVFNNRLTKARQVVECAFGILANKWRIYHTAIKMQPKYAIIVVKATCILHNYVRTLDSMTIEEEEGDLSNSALVTLPPATLRGPISAIHNRDKLADYFVP from the exons atgtttcctgATGTGCTGTTATTGCTCTGTGTAGCAGCATATATGAGACGTAGGCCAAGGACAAGGAGATACTGGGTGCATCCCATGCTACAAGAGCGGCGCCGGAAGGGTCAATTTAGGACCCTATATAGAGATTTGAGGCACCATCCAGAAAAGTTTTTTGGCTACACCCGCATGTCTGTGTCCAG TTTTGATGGCCTTTTAGCCAAACTGAAGGATGCCCTTCGCCGACAAGACACTAACTTTCGCCTAGCAATCACACCAACTGAGCGACTCCTCATAACATTGAG atttctggcaacagggCATTCATATGCAGCACTTCACTACCAATTCCTCATGGGAAGAAGTACAATCCGATACTTAGTTTTGGACACCTGCCAATTGATCTGGAAAGTACTTCAACCGGAATTTATGCCAACTCCTGACGTACCTATGTGGGAGGCTAACATGCAGCTTTTTTGGGAGAAACATGATTTCCCTAACTGCCTTGGAGCAGTGGATGGGAAACATGTCAGACTGGTTATGCCTGCATTCACTGGCAGTCtctattacaattataaaaaattctTTTCACTAGTGCTCATGGCTGTTGTGGATCCTAATTTGAAATTTATCTATGTGGATGTTGGGGCTTACGGAAGTTCCCATGATTCCTCAGTCTTCCAGCACAGTCGATTTGGCGTGAAGCTTCGCACAGGCCAGATGACTTTACCAACACCACGCCCCTGGCCTGACACTGTAGAACCACCTTACCCCTGTGTGTTTGTGGCTGATGAGGCCTTTGCACTGTCTGAGCATGTTATGAGACCGTATGCACAGAGAGATATGACTCATAAGAAAGTAGTCTTTAATAACCGCCTGACCAAAGCCAGACAAGTAGTAGAATGTGCTTTTGGAATTCTGGCAAACAAATGGCGCATTTATCACACTGCTATAAAAATGCAACCAAAGTATGCTATAATAGTGGTGAAGGCAACAtgtattttgcataattatgtgaGAACACTAGATAGCATGACcatagaggaggaagagggggatcTTTCAAACAGTGCTCTTGTCACTTTACCACCAGCTACTTTACGTGGTCCCATTTCTGCCATTCACAACAGAGACAAATTAGCTGATTATTTTGTGCCATAA
- the LOC137520907 gene encoding uncharacterized protein isoform X1 has translation MRDFRLRRRKMAAKWFTTENLIIKIENSPELYDKSLPGYKDHQRAHEIWSNIAKDFLGEKWNTLSQKGKDSKIALLRTRWKSVRDSYKKEIEKQYHESKSGSGSSQRTKYKYCGILEFLRKHHEPAETEDSLPPDPEEDDVEVPPTTTSDVEVEEDTTQDVDTATLEDSDSTTPDHTPHSPASSRTRTTVRSSRGVRVATQGRRIGRGMTRAEYDQKLISSIEKAVDHMEKREDEMKQLKEPCTQYLLSLVPLLQKVPPDKQWAARHAISETLGRFLLTESRADDNVHNYLQQPHLPASSQQYNAHPQLSYHMQRIYDPPHYPPMHMHNMPYSQQPHYSMPPPQRPDQGMRFQTSSMHSDSTVYTDLTSHSQPHTNAESGTHAYNQGPGSMCDLLSQHD, from the exons ATGAGGGATTTTAGACTGCGCAGGAGGAAGATGGCAGCAAAGTGGTTTACCACAGAAAACCTGATAATTAAGATTGAAAACAGCCCAGAACTTTATGACAAGTCTTTGCCTGGATATAAAGACCACCAAAGGGCTCATGAAATCTGGAGCAACATTGCAAAAGATTTTCTTGGAGAAAAATGGAATACTTTGAGCCAAAAGGGCAAGGATTCTAAGA TTGCCCTCCTGCGGACAAGATGGAAGTCGGTCAGAGACAGTTACAAAAAGGAGATTGAAAAGCAATACCATGAATCCAAAAGTGGGTCTGGAAGTTCGCAGCGAACAAAATATAAATATTGTGGCATATTAGAATTTCTAAGAAAACATCATGAACCGGCTGA GACTGAAGATAGCCTACCACCAGATCCTGAGGAGGACGATGTAGAGGTGCCACCTACCACCACCAGTGATGTGGAAGTTGAAGAAGACACTACACAGGATGTTGACACTGCTACACTGGAAGACAGTGACTCTACTAccccagatcacacaccacacagcccagcgagtagtcggacacgcacaactgtcaggtctagtagaggtgtgagggtagctacacaaggcaggagaataggaagaggtatgacCAGGGCTGAATACGACCAGAAGCTGATTAGTTCAATAGAAAAGGCTGTTGATCatatggagaagcgagaggatGAAATGAAACAACTTAAAGAGCCATGCACACAGTATCTTTTAAGTTTGGTGCCACTATTACAAAAAGTGCCTCCTGATAAGCAATGGGCAGCCAGACATGCCATCTCTGAGACCCTGGGGAGATTCTTACTAACTGAGAGCCGTGCAGatgacaatgtgcacaactacttGCAGCAACCACACCTGCCTGCTTCCAGCCAACAATATAATGCACACCCACAACTCTCTTACCATATGCAACGCATTTATGACCCACCCCACTACCCACCAATGCATATGCATAACATGCCATATAGTCAACAGCCTCATTACTCTATGCCTCCACCTCAGCGCCCTGATCAAGGTATGCGATTTCAAACATCATCTATGCACAGTGACTCTACAGTGTACACTGATTTAACATCGCACAGCCAGCCTCATACAAATGCTGAATCAGGTACACATGCTTACAATCAGGGCCCTGGTAGTATGTGTGATTTGCTATCACAACATGACTAG
- the LOC137520907 gene encoding uncharacterized protein isoform X2 produces MLASHIVALLRTRWKSVRDSYKKEIEKQYHESKSGSGSSQRTKYKYCGILEFLRKHHEPAETEDSLPPDPEEDDVEVPPTTTSDVEVEEDTTQDVDTATLEDSDSTTPDHTPHSPASSRTRTTVRSSRGVRVATQGRRIGRGMTRAEYDQKLISSIEKAVDHMEKREDEMKQLKEPCTQYLLSLVPLLQKVPPDKQWAARHAISETLGRFLLTESRADDNVHNYLQQPHLPASSQQYNAHPQLSYHMQRIYDPPHYPPMHMHNMPYSQQPHYSMPPPQRPDQGMRFQTSSMHSDSTVYTDLTSHSQPHTNAESGTHAYNQGPGSMCDLLSQHD; encoded by the exons ATGTTAGCCTCCCACATAG TTGCCCTCCTGCGGACAAGATGGAAGTCGGTCAGAGACAGTTACAAAAAGGAGATTGAAAAGCAATACCATGAATCCAAAAGTGGGTCTGGAAGTTCGCAGCGAACAAAATATAAATATTGTGGCATATTAGAATTTCTAAGAAAACATCATGAACCGGCTGA GACTGAAGATAGCCTACCACCAGATCCTGAGGAGGACGATGTAGAGGTGCCACCTACCACCACCAGTGATGTGGAAGTTGAAGAAGACACTACACAGGATGTTGACACTGCTACACTGGAAGACAGTGACTCTACTAccccagatcacacaccacacagcccagcgagtagtcggacacgcacaactgtcaggtctagtagaggtgtgagggtagctacacaaggcaggagaataggaagaggtatgacCAGGGCTGAATACGACCAGAAGCTGATTAGTTCAATAGAAAAGGCTGTTGATCatatggagaagcgagaggatGAAATGAAACAACTTAAAGAGCCATGCACACAGTATCTTTTAAGTTTGGTGCCACTATTACAAAAAGTGCCTCCTGATAAGCAATGGGCAGCCAGACATGCCATCTCTGAGACCCTGGGGAGATTCTTACTAACTGAGAGCCGTGCAGatgacaatgtgcacaactacttGCAGCAACCACACCTGCCTGCTTCCAGCCAACAATATAATGCACACCCACAACTCTCTTACCATATGCAACGCATTTATGACCCACCCCACTACCCACCAATGCATATGCATAACATGCCATATAGTCAACAGCCTCATTACTCTATGCCTCCACCTCAGCGCCCTGATCAAGGTATGCGATTTCAAACATCATCTATGCACAGTGACTCTACAGTGTACACTGATTTAACATCGCACAGCCAGCCTCATACAAATGCTGAATCAGGTACACATGCTTACAATCAGGGCCCTGGTAGTATGTGTGATTTGCTATCACAACATGACTAG